CGTAGGGATACGCGGGAGCGTGTGAGCGTAGGGATACACGGGAGCGTGTGTGCGTAGGGATACGCGGGCGCTTCGCCTGGCGTCTGAACCCTGCGTTTCTGCTCTTTGCCCTCACAGGTGGCCAGGAGGAGTATGTCCTCTCCTACGAACCCGTCAATCAGCAGGAAGGTAAGCTCCGCAAGGCCGAACCTGATCGGTACATCGGCTCTGCGCCTGATTGGTCCATCGGCTCCGCACCCGATTGGCCCATCGGCTCTATATATCTAGTGGAGAAATTATTATAATGAACACTGTTTCGGCCTACTGGAAGTTCagtctcccataatgcactgcttcCTGTCCTGCCTGTATCTGCGCAGAGGTCAGGGCAGCGTAGTGAGCATGtccgctgtgtttgtgttcctgtcccGTCAGTGACGTACACCCGCCCGGTGATCATCCTGGGGCCCATGAAGGACCGCATCAACGACGACCTGATCTCCGAGTTCCCCGACAAGTTCGGGTCCTGCGTGCCCCGTGAGTGTGGTGccctcctcgccccccgccGTCCTGCTGGGACAGAGCGGGAGAATCGTGGGAAATCGGGTTTTGGGATTTTTTGCCATCAACTTCAAAACATTTCACGTTTTTCTTTTGGCTTATGTTCTGGGTTTGGTTGGTCACTAGGACTGAAATTCCTTTTCTGGGTGACATTTGGAGGTTTTCAGTCTGAATGTCTTTATGTTTGTACTTTTGGTTTAAACAGATTCTGTGCAATGATTTAGTTTTTGATTCTAGTTTTGTGATTACCAAGCATTTATTTAGTGGGACATGTTTACTATCACTACTGTCACTAtcaagagcatctgctaaattccttTAAAACAGAACAATAGTCATGATCGTCACTGTACTGTGATATGAGCTGTATCGTGATATCTGTCGTGATATATGTTGTGAAGTAGCCCCCGTATCGTGATACAGTCATATCACAGTGTACAGTGGGTACCCTTTCTAGTCTTCCTCGGCCTGTACACACTGCTGTGGTGATGTGAATTCAGGGCATGCTTATGAAAATGTTGTGTACCCCATTCTTCAGCCGGTACCCCAAAGATGGCTGTACCACCGCATTGCCTGGGGAACACAGCTTGTACCGCCACGTTTCCTAGGGAACACAGCTGTACCGCCGCGTTGCCTGGGGAACACTGCTGTACCGCCGCGTTGCCTAGGGAACACAGCTGTACCGCCGCGTTGCCTAGGGAACACAGCTGTACCGCCGCGTTGCCTGGGGAACACTGCTGTATCGCCATAGGGAACTGTTATCCCCTGCAGATGGCAATGCGTTGCTgatcacacactgcatcactgaGCACACCTGAGGCTGATTTTCAGAGGAAGAGGGctaaggctgtgtgtgtgtgtgtgtgtgtaggtgcgcgCGTGCCCagctccccacacacacacacacacacatacacgtgcgtGAGTACACTctccaaaaaaagaagttaATTCCAGTCAGTGATCTCGGTGTATAAAATTATCTTCGTGGTCTTAATTTAGGGTGTGAATGTCAGCACAAGCTTGTTAATTTATCTAGGAGCTTAGAGAATATCACTGactggtgaaaatgaaaattaaagaaACTGCTTTCTACAGTATGCGCTGGCTGAAACACAGCGGGGATGTGATGAGaggttctctgtctctctctctccagacacAACCAGACCAAAGCGTGACTATGAGGTGGACGCCAGGGACTACCATTTTGTGGTGTCGCGCGAGCAGATGGAGAAGGACATCCAGGATCACAGGTTCATCGAGGCCGGGCAGTACAACAACCATCTGTACGGCACCAGCGTCCAATCGGTGCGCGAGGTGTCGGAGAAGGTCAGTGTCCTTCACGCTCCAGGCCGATCCGCTCAGGTTTCTGTTTCTCCGTAGGACGTGTAGGAGGTTCGGAGAGGTCAGTGTCCTTCCCCGTGCGACACGATCTCCACACTCCTGGCCCGAAACTCCGCTCCAGGTTTTCATGGTTTCTTTCCAGTCAGCAGCCAGTATAGGCCTTGGAGACACAAAGGTGTGCGGagtctttagccaatcagtgagtGAAGAGTTATGAGTTGAATTGTGTGCTTAAAGTGCATGAACACaccagaaaaccagcagacacgaCTGGAGATTGAGATCCCTGATTCACTGTCTCCAGATACTTGGCTTTTGCCATCCAACAGTTTTCTAAACCGTAAGAGCCACGTTTCCCATGCTGTATTACAGCAGAGAACAGGGATTCCCACAGTAGTGTCCCTGCTCATGACCCTTTACACATTAGGAGATGTGCGGAATTGGGAGTGTCTCATTCAACAGAAGAGAGAATTAACCTCTGACATCACGGGACAGACAGATAGTCGGCTGCACCTGAAGTATCCGTGGTCGTTGTTTCCCCCCAGAGTTTGCGGTTCACCAGTGAAAATGATTCGGACGTTTTTTCTGCGTTTACAGTTAGTTGCTGTGGCTGAGCTGTGCTTCTCTCTGCTCGTGGCGTCTCTCACCTGAGTGTTTGTCTCCCCCTACAGGGCAAGCACTGCATTCTGGATGTGTCTGGAAACGCCATCAAGAGGCTCCAAATAGCTCATCTGCACCCTATCGCTATCTTCATCAAACCAAAATCCGTGGAAAATATTCTGTaagtagaaaaaagaaacaaaaacaaataaatactttttttttaaaatgtataaataagctgttttgttttgcatgtatTTTAAGTATTCAAACTAATTCTCTTCCCTTAACCGACATCAAGAGCTTCCAGCGAAGCTTGTGTTCACACGCTGGCATCACTGCTTTAGAGTTGAGCGCAACCTCGCGCAGTACGATGGGCCACTGCAGTTTATCTAgcctggcgtgtgtgtgtgtgtgtgtgtgtgttttaataaataataacatcgAATGATTGCTGCATTTACTTCTGGCATGCCATGTTTGCTCACAGAGTGCAGTCTTTTCAGAAATCGGAcgtttgtttaatttaaaaaaagcttcacGGCAGGACTGCTGACTCACCTGTCCTCCTTTCTTCAGAGAGATGAATAAGAGGCTGACGGAGGAACAGGGCAGGAAAACATTCGACAGAGCCATGAAGCTGGAGCAGGAGTTCACCGAGCACTTCACCGGTCAGTTCCCCTTCCCGCGTTTTACACTCGTGTGTCCAAGACTTCCATtccatacagtccatttacttcctgttttacaGAGTGCAGGAGATAGATGTTCTGACACACTAAAACAGGAGGTTTTACAGAATTCAGGAGATGGATGTTCTGGTGCACTGTAAAACAGGAGATAGATGTTCTGACACACTAAAACAGGAGGTTTTACAGAGTGCAGGAGATGGATGTTCTGATGCACTGTAAAACAGGTGATAGATGTTCtgacacactgaaacaggaggTTTTACAGAGTGCAGGAGATGGATGTTCTGATGCACTGTAAAACAGGAGATAGATGTTCTGACACACTGTAAAACAGGAGATAGATGTTCTGACGCACTGTAAAACAGGAGATAGATGTCCTGACGCACTGTAAAACAGGAGATAGATGTTCTGACACACTGTAAAACAGGAGATAGATGTTCTGACGCACTGTAAAACAGGAGATAGATGTTCTGATGCACTGTAAAACAGGAGATGGATGTTCTGATGCACTGTAAAACAGGAGATAGATGTTCTGATGCACTGTAAAACAGGAGATGGATGTTCTGACGCACTGTAAAACAGGAGATAGATGTTCTGGTGCACTGTAAAACAGGAGATAGATGTTCTGACGCACTGTAAAACCGGAGATGGATGTTCTGACACACTGTAAAACAGGAGATAGATGTTCTGACGCACTGTAAAACAGGAGGTTTTTCCACGACACAAACGCTCTTTGTCTGCGTTGCAGCTATCGTACTGGGGGACACCCTGGAGGAGCTCTACAGTCAAGTGAAGCAGATCATCGAGGAGCAGTCTGGGCCCTTTATATGGGTCCCGGCCAAAGAAAAATTGTGAAGACGCAGAAGCTCTagcttttctttatttgatttttttttataattattaattattgttattattgtttgatttctttttttttcttttttttaaccagccTGGCCTGTTGTGTCTGACAGTGCTGGCTCCTCGCTCCAGGTGTTTGGGTGCACCTGCCCCTCGCTCCAGGTGTTTGGGTGCACCTGCCCCTCGCTCCAGGTGTTTGGGTGCACCTGCCCCTCCTGCCGTTACCTTTGAAGGTCGGGCCGTGGTCGTAgaatggtttccatggcaacccaTTTCTGGTTCTTCAAGACTGGAGTTTAGACCTCCTGATTGGATCATTGACGATTTCCTtcggaggggggtggaggggttggACTGGGGGGAGGCACTGCCTGACCAGCAACTATAAGGGGAATTTACGGTACAATTCCTTAATGTTTAAGGGAGGTGACTTTCTgcgaaaataataaataaaatctagatgcatatatatatatataattttattatttttcattacagtGGAAGGAAATGCAGTCATGTGCATATTGgttcattaaaaacatgaagCAAAACTTTGCACGTCATAGCTTTAACAGCATGTTttgattaatatattttttctgtcaagcttttgtttttctttaatttgctgttcctttttttgtttgtttgtttggttttttgggAAGGCCTGTGTCTGAATTGCAGTTATCATAGCCTTGTTTTAATTTTACCGTACTGTTCCATGCGTATTTCCAAAACCCCAACAATCTGTTGACAtctgtctgccattttgtttttgattttttgcacTAAATAGCTGCACGAGTACAAGATAGCGTGAGGCGTTTGTTAGAGTGGTCCTCTGACACGTACAGTAAGCAGCACCCCGTGATTAAAAACCGCTTTTCTCTCCGTGATCACCGGCTATTTTTCTTATCTTTTGGTGCTTCTGAGAATTCATTAAATGCAAACACAGCGATGAAATGGAGTGgctgtttttcaaaaaccgaGATGTCAGGCAGGCAGGGGGCAAAAAAACACTTGCGAAACTGAAACCGAAGGAATTTAATGTACACTGAGATTTTAACAGATATTTAACCCTCAGTAAACTGCCTATTTTGTTATAATAAAAAGTCTATATTGAACTTAAACTTAAACACTACAACTGTGggaattattttctttacattgtcaggcatatataaatataaatatatagatatataaatataaatatgaatatattttttcctttgctcTTGCCGTTACTTCCTTTGCCGTGTAAATTTCCTTTCTGAacgctgaaacaggaaaagaccCATCCTAACAGACGAAGCCCAGGGGGTATGGGAATGCAGTATTTGGTATCAAGCAGTCGCAAAACAAGTAACCGTGGCAGCTAGTTCTCCTCTTACCTGGCCCTTCCATATGAATTCTCTGTGAGTTTTTTCATGTGATGTGCATGGTTTTTAAAGCAATAGtctttattatataaaaaataagttttaactaaaaacgggaaaaaaaagatgatgaaAAAATGACTCTTGTGTTTCTCACCTGGGGTTTGTGAAATGTCATATCTAAAAGCCGTAGCTACGCCGGGGGTTGTATAGGCTTCTCTTGTGTGGACATTGGCCATTTTACTTGGTTCTGAACAGAAGCGCTGTTTTAATTACGAGCCTTTAGTCCTCCATCCACCAGAGGGAGCTCTGCCCGGTTCCCCCTGCTCGTCCTCATGTTCCTCGGAGACGATGATTGTTTTCTATGAGACTGCTTCGTTCTTTTATCACCTCACCCCACCGCTTTTGTTACTCGTTTTTGGACTGGATTATGTAAATAGCCTGTCGGCCTGATTCATTCCATTTGTCTAAAGAGGAGAACTGCTAATAAAATCTTTCTCTTACAACGCAGGGTGACTGTGGATCTTCATTGGTTATGGGGGTTcctttatggtaaatggactgcatttatatatcgcttttatccaaagcgctttacaattgatgcctctcattcacctgttcacacacactcacacacacacaccaatggtgaaaggctgccatatAAGGTACCAGTCaactcgttgggagcaattaggggttaggtgtcttgctcagggacactttgacactcccagggcgggggatcgaacccgcaaccctccgactgccagacgaccgctcttaccccctgagctatGCCGCCCCTTTATGCAAAATAGCGTCGTTTtgaaaatcaacatttttctcattttgatgtGTGCAGTTGAGCTGAGGAACATTGAAAGCCTGCGGACTTTACCACGGAAGGTTTTGTTTAAATGGAATCGatattgtgattttatttttgggcaTCTCTTTGGACGAAATGGAGCATTAGTTGTTAAATGCTTGCCGGAATGCTTTGTTGTTGACAATCGTTGAAACGTTTTGAAAGAGAGGGTCCAGACccgggggatttttttttttcacccgaacacttttttggaaaatttcacagattttttttacgTTAACAGATTCAGGGCAAGGTGGGGATTTCTGAGGAATGTTTTGGGGGATGCATCATGCATCTGGCAACCTTGACAATATCCCCCCCGATGGTGTCACCTCATCATGTAAGGAACAGTAGAGCATATCCCAATGCTTTGCCtcacaccacacatcagcatATCGCTTCTGAATTGAAATATGTACtttgctacaaaaaaaaaaaaaaaatctgcatttatGCCCTGAGTTGTGGATCCTCTAATGTGGCCCGTAGTGGTCCGTAGCTCTGTAGgttttctttcttcccttctAATGCAGGGCTGATTTAGGCTCAGGACACAGAGTGTGAGTGGGCTCCATAGTCGATCAGTAACAATCTAATTTTCAggccaaaaagaaaactatCCAGCATTACTGGCCTTGAGGGCCAGCTGTTCTGGGGTAAAGACCGTGGTGTTGGGCTCGTCTGACTATTGTATTGGTGTAGGCCATATAAAACCTGATATGAAGTCCGGAAATTATATGATTGCACCAACTAGGATTACCTGGTATCCGGAGGAAACTGccgcagcagccattttgataaACGACAGTATTATAAAATAAGGTTTTACTGTCAATTAAACATTAACCCCAGCACTGGTTTATTGTGAAAAACGGAAACACAACTTCTGTTATCACCCTATTTGCTTAAAgcagctgataaaaaaaaaaagatgatgatGGCATTACTGGGCAAACGATGAACTTGTTAAACTGTCGTTATGGAACAACACTAAAAACCCCATCCAAATTGATCTTGGGTTCTGGAAAGTCATTCATAATTGCATTGCAAATATCGTCGGGGCAGCgaagtgaaatatacagtatgtcgAACTGTAGAAGGAAAAAGAACGCTGTCTaggctttaaaaatgtttttaaaaagaggtgCTCACTGCAATGTGGGGTTGAATTGGTTGTTGTTTCCGCAGAAGTCTACGGAAAACCACCCAAAATATGAGTGTTTAGAAGGTGGAGCACAACCAATGAAAGCCCCTCTGTGTGAGAGTGGCCTGTTCTGGAGGAAGGCCAAGGGGTTGGACGTGTCATTTTCAGGTGAGGGCCGTGTGGATCCTCACGAATTTCAGtgcagagaagaagaaggagggaaaaaaagaaaactcaaagcGCGAGCGGCGGCGAGAATTTATCGATACCTCATAAAATAGTACTACACACCCTGTGCTGAAAATGCTCGTTCGTTTGTTTTGAACTTTGGAACTAATAACGGGAATATCACTGATATAGACTGCACTGCAATATATAAAGGGCCGCGAGTCTTTGAACTCTGCTGTCACCATGGCCGTCTGGAGTCTAAGTTGTGTTCTGCTTGTGCTTCCAGCCTGTGAGTTTCTCCGTACCCTAACTcttataaaattaattattattgaattCCTAAACCCTACGTTTGATTCGTCTGGTCCGAGTAACGCCCTGCGTTAATTCTTGAAAATAGTATAGACAGACTTTTATCAAAATTATTTACTTCCAATTTTAATGGGAGACCGTTTTTGTGTAACTTCGTATATGATTCAAGCGGGGATTAAAATGCATCTAAATCGaataatatttttagaaaatgttaaGTATATCACTGCTGAGAGacttaacatatttttaaaataaaagttagtTGCTTATAGCTGCCAGGTATTGGCTTCATGGATGCTTTTAagtgattttgaatgaatgcgCAACTGggta
This is a stretch of genomic DNA from Anguilla rostrata isolate EN2019 chromosome 4, ASM1855537v3, whole genome shotgun sequence. It encodes these proteins:
- the dlg1a gene encoding disks large homolog 1 isoform X26, with protein sequence MMNSSISSGSGSLRTSQKRSLYVRALFDYDKTKDSGLPSQGLDFKFGDILHVVNASDDEWWQARQVTPDGEVEEIGVIPSKRRVEKKERARLKTVKFNPKSREKGQSVNDKRKKNLFSRKFPFYKNKEQSEQETSDADQHVTSNASDSESSYRGQEEYVLSYEPVNQQEVTYTRPVIILGPMKDRINDDLISEFPDKFGSCVPHTTRPKRDYEVDARDYHFVVSREQMEKDIQDHRFIEAGQYNNHLYGTSVQSVREVSEKGKHCILDVSGNAIKRLQIAHLHPIAIFIKPKSVENILEMNKRLTEEQGRKTFDRAMKLEQEFTEHFTAIVLGDTLEELYSQVKQIIEEQSGPFIWVPAKEKL